A genomic region of Anopheles coustani chromosome 3, idAnoCousDA_361_x.2, whole genome shotgun sequence contains the following coding sequences:
- the LOC131266843 gene encoding rab11 family-interacting protein 4B isoform X1, which produces MNWHRLSDKLSPLKMMTTTKKVDYLSTTPTSATTPSSTSQPDSLDLDYDMWQGQFEFVGPSIPINSAASVGCSSLDKQSRTSSSSLEDLRLNGYIPPDQPVLIDEETFLSLHPNDFPSSGPQSGFFLDDYGSPNQHGNGGGGGLTETQQQLNNTNSVAALGGGGVGGGTVGSNILNIKMLNNKTNNLISSVTIEEKNAKNNLINNNLKLINDNPELGSKYILKSSNSSSKMNDLIKTDLCDNLNEQLEILQRQVTNLENTQSNVDDRTSRTKTEYAVLQARYHMLEEQLRETELRAEERLAEEQKRHRELLARVEREAKLQNENCQIRIRTMEGEVTGLREEIQRLRLQSDKQAADLHATEEKLEKVRDALMTSQHDLADAKAEEKKHRAEKLAAEELMVELGKECERLRSERGPALPTTSPESLRLEELHQEMDELRQKNKSLEEANEELQAMMLTRSIEEGRNLVNGTSNSLAQELEAMSQNQDTVDSTTLASLTQLQVAFQEKEDENRRLKHYIDTMLLNVVENYPQLLEVKAA; this is translated from the exons ATGAATTGGCACCGACTTAGTGACAAACTTTCACCGCTCAAAATGATGACCACCACGAAGAAAGTCGACTACCTGTCGACGACGCCGACGTCGGCCACGACGCCCTCGTCCACCAGCCAGCCGGACAGCCTCGATCTGGACTACGACATGTGGCAGGGTCAGTTCGAGTTCGTCGGTCCCAGCATCCCGATCAACAGCGCGGCCAGCGTCGGCTGCTCCTCGCTCGACAAGCAGTCGCGCACGTCCTCATCTAGTCTGGAAGATCTACGCTTAAACGGGTACATCCCGCCCGACCAGCCGGTGCTGATCGACGAGGAAACGTTCCTGAGCCTGCACCCGAACGACTTCCCGTCGTCCGGACCGCAGTCGGGCTTCTTCCTCGACGACTACGGCAGCCCAAACCAGCATGGaaacggcggcggcggcgggctGACGGAAACGCAACAGcaactcaacaacaccaacagtGTGGCCGCGctcggtggcggcggcgtcgGTGGCGGCACCGTCGGCAGTAACATACTCAACATCAAAATGCTcaacaacaaaacgaacaaCCTCATCAGCTCGGTCACGATCGAGGAGAAGAATGCCAAAAACAACCTGATCAACAACAACCTGAAGCTGATCAACGACAATCCGGAGCTCGGCAGCAAGTACATCCTCAAGTCGAGCAACAGTAGCAGTAAAATGAACGACCTTATCAAGACAGACCTATGTGATAATTTAAACGAACAA CTCGAGATCCTACAGCGTCAAGTCACCAATCTGGAGAATACCCAGAGCAATGTCGACGATCGAACGAGTAGAACCAAAACGGAATATGCCGTTCTTCAGGCGCGCTATCACATGCTGGAGGAACAGCTAAGAGAG ACTGAACTGCGCGCGGAAGAACGGCTGGCCGAGGAGCAGAAGCGCCATCGGGAGCTATTGGCTCGCGTCGAGCGGGAAGCGAAGCTACAGAATGAGAACTGCCAGATCCGGATACGAACGATGGAGGGGGAGGTTACCGGTCTGCGCGAGGAGATCCAAAGGTTGCGCCTGCAGAGCGACAAGCAGGCGGCCGATCTGCACGCTACCGAGGAGAAGCTCGAGAAGGTTCGCGACGCCCTGATGACCTCCCAGCACGATCTGGCCGACGCGAAAGCTGAGGAAAAGAA ACACCGGGCAGAAAAGCTGGCCGCGGAAGAGCTGATGGTGGAGCTTGGCAAAGAGTGTGAACGGCTACGCTCGGAACGGGGGCCAGCCTTGCCCACGACCTCACCGGAGTCACTGCGGCTCGAGGAGCTGCACCAGGAGATGGACGAGCTGCGCCAAAAGAATAAAAGTCTGGAGGAAGCGAACGAAGAGCTGCAGGCCATGATGCTGACCCGCAGCATAGAGGAAGGGCGCAATCTAGTGAACGGCACGTCTAACAGTTTGGCCCAGGAGCTGGAAGCCATGAGCCAGAATCAG GATACCGTTGATTCGACCACTTTAGCGTCATTAACACAG cTCCAGGTAGCGTTCCAGGAGAAGGAAGATGAAAACCGACGCCTGAAGCACTATATCGACACAATGCTGCTGAATGTGGTGGAAAACTATCCGCAGCTGCTGGAGGTTAAGGCTGCCTGA
- the LOC131266843 gene encoding rab11 family-interacting protein 4B isoform X12, whose amino-acid sequence MNDLIKTDLCDNLNEQLEILQRQVTNLENTQSNVDDRTSRTKTEYAVLQARYHMLEEQLRETELRAEERLAEEQKRHRELLARVEREAKLQNENCQIRIRTMEGEVTGLREEIQRLRLQSDKQAADLHATEEKLEKVRDALMTSQHDLADAKAEEKKHRAEKLAAEELMVELGKECERLRSERGPALPTTSPESLRLEELHQEMDELRQKNKSLEEANEELQAMMLTRSIEEGRNLVNGTSNSLAQELEAMSQNQLQVAFQEKEDENRRLKHYIDTMLLNVVENYPQLLEVKAA is encoded by the exons ATGAACGACCTTATCAAGACAGACCTATGTGATAATTTAAACGAACAA CTCGAGATCCTACAGCGTCAAGTCACCAATCTGGAGAATACCCAGAGCAATGTCGACGATCGAACGAGTAGAACCAAAACGGAATATGCCGTTCTTCAGGCGCGCTATCACATGCTGGAGGAACAGCTAAGAGAG ACTGAACTGCGCGCGGAAGAACGGCTGGCCGAGGAGCAGAAGCGCCATCGGGAGCTATTGGCTCGCGTCGAGCGGGAAGCGAAGCTACAGAATGAGAACTGCCAGATCCGGATACGAACGATGGAGGGGGAGGTTACCGGTCTGCGCGAGGAGATCCAAAGGTTGCGCCTGCAGAGCGACAAGCAGGCGGCCGATCTGCACGCTACCGAGGAGAAGCTCGAGAAGGTTCGCGACGCCCTGATGACCTCCCAGCACGATCTGGCCGACGCGAAAGCTGAGGAAAAGAA ACACCGGGCAGAAAAGCTGGCCGCGGAAGAGCTGATGGTGGAGCTTGGCAAAGAGTGTGAACGGCTACGCTCGGAACGGGGGCCAGCCTTGCCCACGACCTCACCGGAGTCACTGCGGCTCGAGGAGCTGCACCAGGAGATGGACGAGCTGCGCCAAAAGAATAAAAGTCTGGAGGAAGCGAACGAAGAGCTGCAGGCCATGATGCTGACCCGCAGCATAGAGGAAGGGCGCAATCTAGTGAACGGCACGTCTAACAGTTTGGCCCAGGAGCTGGAAGCCATGAGCCAGAATCAG cTCCAGGTAGCGTTCCAGGAGAAGGAAGATGAAAACCGACGCCTGAAGCACTATATCGACACAATGCTGCTGAATGTGGTGGAAAACTATCCGCAGCTGCTGGAGGTTAAGGCTGCCTGA
- the LOC131264171 gene encoding trypsin-1-like, whose translation MRVSLSVVLFTTLLLGHFAHSQHVGREERMASGTDVGPGEAPYQASVRLIEADRHLGSGAILNVRFVISQASFIYKLMRQMPNRTLYSLARIRVGQSELKSQANDQFRLIQSCIFHPEFDFELAQNDVALLKTDSPIELNPLVQPIALYRGPIADGSVVQYTDWGADMVTATQDDFKERLQKMDAQAISNERCKELLSAWDLQDFVYDSRVCIYTDGVGSVCTGNVGGPLVIVADGTPQLVGVMTYVYRACNSTVPAGFERMWNHNGWITTSSKINYKYTDLEQTCRVVRNVASQLQTKKKALRLKRAAKGIN comes from the exons ATGAGAGTCAGTTTAAGTGTTGTCCTGTTTACAACGCTCCTGTTGGGCCATTTCG CCCATTCTCAACATGTCGGTCGTGAGGAACGGATGGCATCGGGAACGGACGTCGGACCGGGAGAGGCACCATATCAAGCTTCCGTTCGATTAATCGAAGCGGATCGTCATCTTGGAAGTGGTGCCATCCTGAACGTACGTTTCGTGATCTCGCAGGCATCGTTCATCTATAAGCTGATGCGTCAGATGCCAAATCGAACGCTCTACAGCTTGGCCCGCATACGTGTCGGTCAGTCGGAACTGAAGTCTCAGGCCAACGATCAGTTCCGACTAATCCAATCGTGCATCTTCCATCCCGAGTTTGATTTCGAGCTGGCCCAAAACGACGTGGCTCTGTTGAAAACGGACTCGCCAATCGAATTAAACCCGCTCGTCCAACCAATTGCGCTCTACCGGGGTCCCATTGCGGACGGTAGTGTCGTTCAGTACACGGACTGGGGAGCGGACATG GTTACAGCGACACAGGACGATTTTAAAGAAAGACTTCAAAAAATGGACGCCCAAGCCATCTCGAATGAACGGTGTAAGGAACTGCTGAGTGCCTGGGACTTGCAGGACTTTGTGTACGATTCGAGAGTTTGCATCTACACCGACGGAGTTGGAAGTGTTTGCACG GGCAACGTCGGAGGACCGTTGGTGATAGTTGCAGATGGAACGCCGCAGCTCGTCGGAGTGATGACGTACGTGTACCGGGCATGTAATTCCACCGTGCCGGCTGGCTTCGAGCGTATGTGGAATCACAACGGATGGATTACCACGTCGTCAAAGATCAATTATAAGTACACCGACTTGGAACAAACGTGCCGGGTCGTGCGCAACGTAGCCTCCCAGCTGCAGACCAAAAAGAAAGCACTGCGGCTTAAGCGAGCAGCAAAAGGAATCAATTAA
- the LOC131264182 gene encoding fas-binding factor 1 homolog — MNFDLDDPLEGLLSDGSNDSLFGNETAKKAAKPSKPSKMEDLFGIKSNEATKGSTFAKSAEPGTSSIDKIQPVSLDYTKPTASSVQQPSSLSSVPSKKADTPIRKQEPTAAAMKPSTPQKKEISFDDGDLLSDLGFDPKKPKSKSSILDDILGGSLVASTKEIPAKSVLAKPRHSLTTTMAEPAAVGKTISRQSTETSDNQPTESGGVMGAYAPSGSGASGAALPRRSGRRQSSVSTLNDPLGLFASTSEDKSTRRESKQLGKKSGADWLGLNDDGASLEADPVPVLTVPAAKQPEKSAPNVSPATVAKVHEVIPDHPAQVIPKQPEAVKPQPVIPPIVTDPIVTVAQPFSTSLQLVEAETQNALAAMLQQEFQLSVAGQLKNQEHALLDMQQKQQAILRRQEAQFNELLQKQMQRHSALEDMLTKQQQRINANIQLIMSQPVTMATTSYPPEHHPPHAPEKDPGESPEEDPGAKVELQTDVKRLEMEKLRLEDLLANLAANHEQELSLLESSYKKQASFLEDSMKIMEVRLRNDTKQLEEFYKAKVDALEQEKLKLVQMHAGKVREIEDSHQKVIEKMKQTYEENLEQLRQDHREMIGSIRESKMLEFSAVQENQSYLQALRSASSYLENASGDIQQLRDTLQDQIEFAQKEKERQLEAREKQVADQQRLIERTREAAAEENVRMLNLIEMLESKVTEMTKASSEERWEFQQKFVKLEAERQGFEKEKQFLRERQQREEDRIAELKQMQLEEHARLMDKVNQERQTLLEERAKLETMAQLQSKSLPVAGGGGSRVEVEAALKVAEEAARQADVEKERYLQLQRQFEAKRRELMTRESKLRESTDEMESAIERARLRERNAENVYRSLRRAEQNVQLKVELVQRQFREVSEREDRLAKDKIELSKERLELQATRRKLQQTRCSLCKIGEKSQEIGELLTTNTDSVADDLKLEANFAEMQNRLDTTGGLKLDHFFDSDVDQQMKLFLERNRVEQNLGLADLNEMGPSEQRHRRELDEDLAMLKFDTLFPQSQRQYDDAERRDE; from the exons ATGAACTTCGATCTCGACGACCCCTTGGAAGGATTACTGAGCGATGGCAGTAACGATAGTTTGTTTGGAAATGAAACCGCCAAGAAGGCGGCTAAGCCAAGCAAGCCCAGCAAAATGGAAGATTTGTTCGGTATCAAAAGCAACGAGGCTACAAAAGGATCTACCTTTGCCAAAAGTGCCGAGCCAGGCACTAGTTCTATCGATAAAATTCAACCAGTTTCGTTGGACTACACGAAACCTACAGCTTCATCGGTACAACAACCATCGAGTCTGTCGAGTGTGCCCAGTAAAAAGGCTGATACCCCGATCAGAAAGCAGGAACCGACAGCTGCAGCCATGAAACCCAGCACACCGCAGAAGAAAGAAATCTCCTTCGATGATGGCGACCTCCTGTCGGACTTGGGTTTCGATCCAAAGAAACCGAAATCTAAATCCAGCATCCTGGATGATATTCTCGGCGGTTCGTTGGTGGCATCGACGAAAGAAATTCCGGCTAAAAGTGTGCTTGCCAAACCCCGCCACAGTCTCACCACTACCATGGCGGAGCCGGCCGCGGTGGGGAAAACCATTTCCCGTCAGTCTACCGAAACTTCCGATAACCAACCAACGGAGTCCGGCGGGGTAATGGGTGCTTACGCACCATCCGGTTCCGGTGCCTCGGGTGCCGCACTTCCACGGCGCAGTGGGCGAAGACAGTCTTCCGTCTCGACACTTAACGATCCTTTGGGACTGTTTGCGTCGACGAGCGAAGATAAATCGACACGCCGCGAATCAAAACAGCTCGGGAAGAAAAGCGGTGCCGACTGGTTGGGTTTGAATGACGATGGTGCTTCCCTCGAAGCGGATCCGGTTCCGGTGCTTACCGTCCCGGCAGCAAAGCAGCCAGAAAAATCAGCACCTAACGTATCGCCTGCCACTGTTGCGAAAGTGCATGAAGTGATACCCGATCACCCAGCACAAGTAATTCCTAAGCAGCCTGAGGCTGTTAAGCCTCAACCTGTCATCCCTCCGATCGTGACGGATCCGATCGTTACCGTTGCCCAACCATTCAGCACCTCGTTACAATTGGTCGAGGCGGAAACGCAGAATGCGCTGGCTGCCATGTTGCAGCAGGAATTCCAGCTTTCCGTTGCGGGTCAGTTGAAAAACCAAGAGCACGCATTGCTTGATATGCAGCAGAAACAGCAGGCCATTCTCCGCCGGCAGGAGGCACAATTCAACGAGCTGCTCCAGAAACAAATGCAACGTCACAGTGCACTCGAGGACATGCTtacgaagcagcagcagcgaatcAACGCCAACATTCAGCTCATCATGAGCCAACCTGTGACGATGGCGACAACGTCTTACCCCCCGGAACACCACCCACCGCACGCCCCAGAAAAGGATCCGGGAGAATCGCCCGAAGAAGATCCCGGCGCGAAAGTGGAGCTGCAAACGGATGTGAAGCgcttggaaatggaaaagcttCGACTGGAAGACCTGCTCGCCAACCTGGCCGCGAACCACGAGCAAGAGCTGTCCCTGCTCGAGTCGAGCTACAAAAAGCAGGCCAGCTTTCTCGAGGACAGCATGAAGATAATGGAGGTGAGGTTGCGGAACGACACCAAGCAGTTGGAGGAATTCTACAAGGCCAAAGTCGACGCTCTCGAGCAGGAGAAACTAAAGCTCGTTCAAATGCACGCAGGAAAGGTACGCGAGATAGAGGACAGTCATCAAAAAGTGatcgaaaaaatgaaacaaacctaCGAAGAAAACCTCGAACAGCTGCGGCAGGATCACCGGGAGATGATTGGCAGCATACGTGAGTCGAAGATGCTGGAATTTTCCGCCGTGCAGGAAAACCAATCGTACCTCCAGGCGCTGAGAAGTGCCTCCAGCTATCTGGAGAATGCGTCCGGAGACATTCAGCAGCTTCGGGACACGCTGCAGGATCAGATTGAATTCGCCCAGAAGGAGAAGGAGCGGCAGCTGGAGGCACGCGAAAAGCAGGTCGCCGACCAGCAGAGACTCATCGAGCGGACGCGTGAAGCGGCGGCCGAGGAGAACGTCCGCATGCTGAACCTGATCGAAATGCTCGAAAGTAAAGTGACCGAGATGACCAAA GCATCCTCTGAGGAGCGATGGGAGTTTCAACAGAAGTTTGTAAAACTTGAAGCCGAGCGCCAGGGTTTTGAAAAGGAGAAACAGTTCCTGCGCGAGCGTCAGCAGCGAGAGGAAGACCGGATTGCGGAGTTGAAACAGATGCAGCTCGAAGAACACGCTCGTCTGATGGACAAAGTGAACCAAGAGCGCCAGACGCTGCTGGAAGAGCGGGCGAAGCTGGAAACGATGGCTCAGCTGCAGTCGAAATCACTTCCGGTGGCCGGCGGGGGAGGGTCTCgggtggaagtggaagcggcCCTCAAAGTCGCGGAGGAAGCCGCCCGGCAGGCCGACGTGGAGAAGGAACGCTATCTACAGCTTCAGCGTCAGTTCGAGGCAAAACGGCGCGAGTTAATGACGCGCGAAAGCAAACTGAGGGAAAGCACGGACGAAATGGAGTCCGCAATCGAACGGGCGCGGCTGAGGGAACGGAACGCCGAAAACGTGTACCGGAGCCTGCGCCGAGCGGAACAGAATGTGCAGCTGAAGGTGGAGCTGGTGCAGCGTCAATTTCGCGAGGTTTCGGAACGGGAGGACCGGTTGGCGAAGGACAAGATCGAACTGAGCAAGGAACGGCTGGAGCTGCAGGCCACCCGAAGGAAGCTGCAGCAGACGCGCTGTAGTTTGTGCAAAATCGGCGAGaagtcgcaggaaatcggCGAACTGCTGACGACCAACACCGACTCGGTGGCGGACGATCTGAAACTGGAGGCGAACTTTGCCGAAATGCAGAACCGACTGGACACGACGGGTGGCCTCAAGTTGGATCACTTTTTTGACAGCGACGTCGACCAGCAGATGAAGCTGTTCCTGGAGCGAAACCGGGTGGAACAAAACCTCGGCCTGGCGGATCTGAACGAAATGGGGCCCAGCGAGCAGAGACATCGGCGGGAGTTGGATGAAGATCTGGCGATGTTGAAGTTCGACACACTCTTTCCACAGTCCCAAAGACAGTACGACGATGCCGAACGCAGAGACGAGTAG
- the LOC131258645 gene encoding cytochrome c oxidase assembly protein COX11, mitochondrial, whose translation MLTNSFRTAWALPIQSILSKVRQRPSMPVRCLHGKGVDSGRNFRIKTTVYYVAAAGVLTVGLSYAAVPLYRMFCQAYSYGGTTSQGHDADKVESMKKIKDRVLKIKFNADIGASMRWNFKPQQTEIKVVPGETALAFYSAKNPTDHPVIGISTYNVIPFEAGAYFNKIQCFCFEEQQLNPHEEVDLPVFFYIDPEFIEDPKMELVDSITLSYTFFESKDGMNIQMPVYAQKHG comes from the exons ATGCTTACAAACTCGTTTCGAACTGCTTGGGCACTGCCCATTCAATCTATATTGTCGAAAGTCCGGCAACGACCATCGATGCCGGTACGATGTTTGCATGGCAAAGGAGTGGATTCTGGTCGAAATTTCCGAATTAAAACAACCGTGTACTATGTGGCAGCGGCCGGTGTCTTAACAGTTGGGTTAAGTTACGCCGCCGTTCCACTCTACCGAATGTTCTGCCAAGCTTACAGCTACGGCGGAACCACTAGTCAGGGACACGATGCCGACAAGGTGGAAAgtatgaagaagattaaggaTCGAGTGCTGAAGATTAAATTCAACGCAGATATTGGAGCATCGATGCGGTGGAACTTCAAGCCACagcaaacagaaataaaa GTTGTTCCTGGTGAGACTGCACTGGCATTCTATTCTGCGAAGAACCCTACGGACCACCCCGTTATCGGTATTAGCACATACAATGTGATCCCGTTTGAAGCAGGGgcatatttcaacaaaatccaatgcttttgttttgaagaacAGCAGCTCAATCCGCACGAAGAAGTCGATTTACCCGTATTCTTCTACATTGATCCCGAATTTATTGAGGATCCCAAGATGGAACTGGTAGATTCCATAACGTTATCGTATACCTTCTTCGAATCGAAGGATGGAATGAACATACAGATGCCCGTGTATGCGCAAAAACATGGATAA